One genomic region from Microbispora sp. ZYX-F-249 encodes:
- a CDS encoding alpha/beta hydrolase family protein: protein MSHAVGSTPSPRGRLTAAGLAVFSGVVLSTAGCATAALPRSVPAVASAGPSASGPAVLPAPTGAHPVGTTALYLKDASRPDPWVPEAKARELMVTVWYPAARSGEGQRAPYMTAKESELTLKGKKVTGAPYDTLSRTRTHAYMDAKPAGRRGGLPLVVLSPGFTMPRSTLTALAEDLASNGYVVAGVDHTYENYATTFPGGRVAECVACDSDTDPGFGMKVAGVRAADVSFVIDRLTGPDARWEGSSLIDASEIAVAGHSIGGAGALAAMAKDSRIDAGIDMDGTTYARIPKSGLSRPFMFVGSAGHPPGGRDNSWDRDWRLLTGWKRWLVLPGADHQSFTDVPLLAGAAGIRAPGDLTAARSVEITRAYVRAFLDRHLRHRPQALLDGPSPRFPEVRFCTPGGAACR, encoded by the coding sequence ATGAGTCATGCCGTCGGATCGACGCCGTCCCCGCGTGGCCGCCTGACGGCCGCCGGACTGGCCGTCTTCTCCGGGGTTGTCCTCTCCACGGCCGGCTGCGCCACGGCGGCCCTCCCGCGGTCCGTCCCGGCCGTCGCGTCCGCCGGGCCGTCGGCCTCCGGCCCGGCGGTCCTGCCCGCGCCCACCGGCGCCCATCCCGTCGGAACCACCGCCCTGTATCTGAAGGACGCCTCCCGCCCCGACCCCTGGGTGCCGGAGGCGAAGGCCAGGGAACTCATGGTCACCGTGTGGTACCCGGCGGCGCGGTCGGGCGAGGGACAGCGCGCCCCGTACATGACCGCGAAGGAGTCGGAGCTCACCCTGAAGGGCAAGAAGGTGACCGGCGCGCCGTACGACACGCTGAGCCGGACGCGCACCCATGCGTACATGGACGCGAAACCGGCGGGGCGCAGGGGAGGCCTGCCCCTCGTGGTGCTCTCCCCGGGGTTCACCATGCCGCGGAGCACGCTCACGGCCCTGGCCGAGGACCTGGCCTCCAACGGATATGTGGTGGCGGGCGTCGACCACACCTACGAGAACTACGCGACGACCTTCCCCGGCGGGCGGGTCGCCGAATGCGTCGCGTGCGACAGCGACACCGACCCCGGTTTCGGTATGAAGGTGGCCGGGGTCCGCGCCGCCGACGTCTCCTTCGTGATCGACCGGCTGACCGGGCCGGACGCGAGATGGGAGGGCTCCTCGCTCATCGACGCGTCCGAGATCGCGGTGGCCGGCCACTCGATCGGCGGAGCCGGCGCCCTGGCGGCCATGGCGAAGGACTCCCGGATAGACGCCGGCATCGACATGGACGGCACCACCTACGCCCGGATCCCGAAGAGCGGGCTGTCGCGGCCGTTCATGTTCGTGGGCTCGGCCGGTCACCCGCCGGGAGGCCGCGACAACTCCTGGGACCGCGACTGGAGGCTCCTGACCGGCTGGAAGCGCTGGCTCGTCCTGCCCGGCGCGGACCACCAGTCCTTCACCGACGTGCCGCTCCTGGCGGGCGCGGCCGGCATCCGCGCCCCGGGAGACCTGACCGCGGCCCGCTCCGTGGAGATCACCCGCGCGTACGTCCGCGCCTTCCTCGACCGGCACCTGCGGCACCGGCCGCAGGCCCTGCTGGACGGGCCGTCGCCGCGCTTTCCCGAGGTGCGGTTCTGCACTCCGGGCGGTGCGGCCTGCCGGTAG
- a CDS encoding MOSC domain-containing protein, producing MELAEIRRYPVKSVSGWIVDSAVVEPWGLAGDRRWAVVDESGDLHWVGENPRLLSVVATPTAEGGLLLEAPGLPRLTVPPAAGEHVPVRFVELDTAVLAHPEAHAWFSRLLGKPARLVWLDDPRRCSVPASHGGLPGDVVSFAGDAPFLLTSRSSLRRLDDWITEGALERQEEIPAPLDMARFRPSLVVDGFPPYVEDTWREIRIGALRFRMSELCDRCAVPTYDPITLERGKEPLRALARHRRWDGRTWFGVRFIPRDYGEIRVGDPVTVLATA from the coding sequence GTGGAGCTGGCCGAGATCCGTAGATATCCGGTGAAGTCGGTTTCCGGGTGGATCGTTGACTCGGCGGTCGTGGAGCCGTGGGGGCTGGCGGGGGATCGCCGCTGGGCCGTGGTGGACGAGTCGGGCGACCTGCACTGGGTCGGGGAGAACCCGCGGCTGCTGTCCGTCGTGGCCACCCCCACCGCCGAGGGCGGCCTGCTGCTCGAGGCCCCCGGCCTGCCGCGGCTGACGGTCCCGCCAGCCGCCGGTGAGCACGTCCCCGTCCGCTTCGTGGAACTGGACACGGCGGTCCTGGCTCATCCCGAGGCCCACGCCTGGTTCAGCCGCCTACTGGGGAAACCCGCCCGGCTCGTCTGGCTCGACGACCCCCGCCGCTGCTCCGTCCCCGCCTCCCACGGCGGCCTTCCCGGCGACGTCGTCAGCTTCGCCGGGGACGCCCCCTTCCTGCTCACCTCCCGTTCCTCCCTGCGCCGGCTCGACGACTGGATCACCGAGGGCGCCCTCGAACGTCAGGAGGAGATCCCCGCCCCCCTCGACATGGCCCGCTTCCGCCCCAGCCTCGTCGTGGACGGCTTTCCTCCGTACGTCGAGGACACCTGGCGCGAGATCCGCATCGGCGCCCTCCGCTTCCGCATGTCCGAACTGTGCGACCGCTGCGCCGTGCCCACCTACGACCCCATCACCCTGGAAAGGGGCAAGGAACCCCTTCGCGCCCTGGCCCGCCACCGCCGCTGGGACGGCAGGACCTGGTTCGGTGTCCGCTTCATCCCCCGCGACTACGGCGAAATCCGAGTCGGCGACCCCGTGACCGTCCTCGCGACCGCCTGA
- a CDS encoding DinB family protein, with translation MVTPEPKTDLHRYLQTARDALLWKLDGLSEYQIRRPLTPTGTNLLGLVKHLAGVEVGYFGDTFGRPFGEPLEWMEDDAEDNADMWATADESRDHIVGLYRRVWQHSDTTIATLALDATGHVPWWPDERSTATLHQLLVHVIAETNRHVGHADIVRELIDGAAGVRDGNLNLPPGDQAWWESYRDRLEHTAREAGEG, from the coding sequence ATGGTCACACCGGAACCGAAGACGGACCTCCACCGCTATCTGCAGACCGCCCGAGACGCCCTGTTGTGGAAGCTCGACGGGCTCTCCGAGTATCAGATCCGCCGCCCGCTGACCCCGACCGGCACCAACCTGCTGGGGCTCGTCAAGCACCTCGCGGGGGTGGAGGTGGGCTACTTCGGCGACACGTTCGGGCGGCCGTTCGGCGAGCCGCTGGAATGGATGGAGGACGACGCCGAAGACAACGCGGACATGTGGGCGACCGCGGACGAGTCGCGCGACCACATCGTCGGGCTGTACCGCCGGGTGTGGCAGCACTCCGACACCACCATCGCCACGCTGGCGCTCGACGCGACCGGTCATGTGCCGTGGTGGCCGGACGAACGGAGCACGGCGACGCTGCACCAGCTCCTGGTGCACGTGATCGCGGAGACCAACCGGCACGTCGGTCACGCCGACATCGTCAGGGAACTCATCGACGGAGCGGCCGGCGTGCGGGACGGGAACCTCAACCTTCCCCCCGGCGATCAGGCGTGGTGGGAGAGCTACCGCGACCGTCTGGAGCACACGGCGCGGGAGGCCGGCGAGGGCTGA
- a CDS encoding TetR/AcrR family transcriptional regulator, translating to MDDAGSLRERLVEVGVHLVLTEGTAALGLREIARRAGVSHGAPRRYFPTHHSLLSAIARRGFADLEARFAAAMAGLTAPREQLEVFAREYVGYALERRGMFELMFRHELLDSDRHGADEPRLRESTLPLFERLTTLVARCRDEQRRDAGPPEDAAVTAAAFWANLHGIAQLWAWGSLQLVLGTGGPPGAERLDRLVAEALDAHLGPVAR from the coding sequence ATGGACGATGCGGGTTCTTTGCGGGAGCGGCTCGTGGAGGTGGGGGTGCACCTCGTGCTGACCGAGGGCACCGCCGCGCTGGGACTGCGGGAGATCGCCCGCCGGGCCGGGGTGTCGCACGGGGCTCCGCGCCGGTACTTCCCCACGCACCATTCGCTGCTGTCGGCCATCGCCCGCCGGGGCTTCGCCGACCTCGAGGCGCGCTTCGCCGCCGCGATGGCCGGGCTGACCGCACCGCGCGAACAGCTTGAGGTGTTCGCGCGGGAGTACGTCGGCTACGCGCTGGAGCGCCGGGGCATGTTCGAGCTGATGTTCCGCCACGAGCTGCTCGACAGCGACCGGCACGGCGCGGACGAGCCGAGGCTGCGTGAGTCCACGCTCCCGCTGTTCGAGCGCCTGACCACGCTGGTCGCCCGATGCCGGGACGAACAGCGGCGGGACGCCGGCCCCCCGGAGGACGCCGCGGTGACCGCCGCCGCCTTCTGGGCGAACCTGCACGGAATCGCCCAGTTGTGGGCGTGGGGCAGCCTGCAGCTCGTCCTCGGCACCGGTGGCCCGCCCGGCGCCGAACGCCTCGACCGGCTGGTCGCCGAGGCGCTGGACGCCCACCTCGGGCCCGTCGCCCGATGA
- a CDS encoding aminoglycoside phosphotransferase family protein, whose translation MLSDVRLPPAETQEQFTAVRRDESRLGPAVSALVRSLGLGGQRVERFADGSLPVYAVGDRHVLKLYPEVYLPEEYDTELTVLRAVEGRLPIPAPRVLQAEHLDGWSYILMTRLQGESLAEAWPRIPRDDRMELAAAVGETLAALHSVSSPGLDAVVGPHDWDGFLRTQRDACVAHHRADGLEETWLAQIPGFLDSVELTPSAPVLLHTEVMREHLMVVRDGDRWRLSGLFDFEPAMRGAPEYEFASVGLFFSCGERGILRRLLLSYGYRDRDLGEELSRRLLAYALLHRYSSLAWYLTRLPAPPRPTLDRLATHWWAL comes from the coding sequence GTGCTTTCCGACGTGCGGCTGCCGCCGGCCGAGACCCAGGAGCAGTTCACGGCCGTCCGGCGGGACGAGTCCCGTCTCGGCCCGGCCGTCTCCGCCCTGGTGAGGAGTCTCGGGCTCGGCGGCCAACGCGTCGAGCGCTTCGCCGACGGGTCGCTGCCGGTCTACGCGGTGGGCGACCGGCACGTGCTCAAGCTCTACCCCGAGGTCTACCTGCCCGAGGAGTACGACACGGAGCTGACCGTCCTGCGGGCCGTCGAGGGACGCCTGCCGATTCCGGCGCCGCGGGTCCTGCAGGCGGAGCATCTCGACGGATGGAGCTACATCCTGATGACCCGCCTGCAGGGCGAGAGCCTCGCCGAGGCCTGGCCGCGCATTCCGCGGGACGACCGGATGGAGCTCGCCGCCGCCGTGGGCGAGACGCTCGCCGCGCTCCACTCGGTGTCCTCCCCCGGTCTCGACGCGGTCGTGGGGCCGCACGACTGGGACGGCTTCCTCCGTACGCAGCGGGACGCGTGCGTGGCGCACCACCGCGCCGACGGGCTGGAGGAGACCTGGCTGGCGCAGATCCCGGGCTTCCTCGACAGCGTCGAGCTCACGCCGTCCGCGCCCGTGCTGCTGCACACGGAGGTGATGCGCGAGCACCTGATGGTCGTGCGCGACGGCGACCGCTGGCGGCTGTCGGGCCTGTTCGACTTCGAGCCGGCCATGCGGGGCGCGCCTGAGTACGAGTTCGCGTCGGTGGGGCTGTTTTTCTCCTGTGGCGAGCGCGGGATCCTGCGCCGCCTGCTTCTCTCCTACGGCTACCGCGACCGCGACCTGGGCGAGGAACTGAGCAGGCGGCTGCTGGCCTACGCCCTGCTGCACCGGTACAGCAGCCTCGCCTGGTACCTGACCCGGTTGCCCGCGCCGCCGCGGCCCACCCTCGACCGCCTGGCCACGCACTGGTGGGCCCTGTAG
- a CDS encoding putative protein N(5)-glutamine methyltransferase — protein MSLSLSPVFPSVVARLRAAGCVFAEDEARLLVSAARTPAELDDMVDRRARGLPLEHVIGWAEFCGLRLAVDPGVFVPRPRTEFLVRQAAALARPGAVVVDLCCGSGAMGAALAAAAGPVELHAVDVDSAAVRCARRNLAPAGGRVYEGDLYAALPAALRGRVDVLVASPPYVPSGAIGLLPPEARVHEPQVALDGGADGLDVVRRVVAGAAGWLAPGGHLLVETSESQAEETAEAVARAGLATRLAHDDELDATAVIGAWPGGARG, from the coding sequence TTGTCACTGTCCCTCTCCCCCGTTTTTCCCTCGGTCGTGGCCCGGTTGCGGGCCGCCGGGTGCGTGTTCGCCGAAGACGAGGCCCGTCTGCTGGTCTCCGCCGCGCGTACGCCCGCCGAGCTCGACGACATGGTGGACCGGCGCGCCCGGGGCCTGCCGCTGGAGCACGTCATCGGGTGGGCCGAGTTCTGCGGCCTGCGGCTGGCCGTCGACCCGGGGGTCTTCGTGCCCCGGCCGCGCACCGAGTTCCTGGTCCGCCAGGCCGCCGCGCTCGCCCGGCCGGGCGCCGTCGTCGTCGACCTGTGCTGCGGCTCGGGCGCGATGGGCGCCGCGCTGGCCGCCGCGGCCGGGCCGGTCGAGCTGCACGCCGTGGACGTCGACTCCGCCGCCGTGCGCTGTGCCCGCCGCAACCTCGCCCCCGCGGGCGGCAGGGTATACGAGGGCGACCTCTACGCGGCCCTGCCCGCCGCGCTGCGCGGCCGGGTGGACGTCCTCGTCGCCAGCCCGCCGTACGTGCCCAGCGGTGCGATCGGGCTGCTGCCGCCGGAGGCGCGCGTGCACGAGCCGCAGGTCGCGCTCGACGGCGGCGCGGACGGGCTCGACGTCGTACGGCGGGTCGTCGCCGGAGCGGCCGGCTGGCTCGCGCCGGGCGGTCACCTGCTGGTGGAGACGAGCGAGAGCCAGGCGGAGGAGACCGCCGAGGCCGTCGCCCGCGCGGGGCTGGCCACCCGCCTGGCACACGACGACGAACTGGACGCGACCGCCGTGATCGGAGCGTGGCCGGGCGGCGCGCGCGGGTGA
- a CDS encoding TRM11 family SAM-dependent methyltransferase produces the protein MTAASLVARCVHGLEPTVAAEILRHGLGMITHIGHREVHFRAARTPASRGLALGLRTADDVFLLAARGADVGPSRQGVAALAELAAAADLAALARLRGEHGGPGALTGVEVSASFLGRRNFTRYDVEDAVGRALAVRLGVGYHSRRGGAPPPGHGGWRVTLDGERATLLLRIAERPLHRRAYKRRSVPGTLHPPVAAAMVAMAGIEPGDTVLDPCCGAGTLLVEAVRQRPGIRACGFDLAPRAVAAARENAAGLPVAVARADAGRLPVPDGVAHRVLANPPWGGQVAPGGLLAASAGRWWAEVRRVLAPGGTAVVLLPGVGEVPLGIRHGLTPVHLQRVRVAGAESFLVRWTAPRPG, from the coding sequence ATGACGGCGGCGAGTCTGGTGGCGCGGTGCGTCCACGGGCTGGAGCCGACGGTCGCCGCCGAGATACTGCGGCACGGGCTCGGCATGATCACTCACATCGGGCATCGCGAGGTGCACTTCCGCGCGGCGCGGACGCCCGCGTCGCGCGGCCTCGCACTGGGCCTGCGCACGGCGGACGACGTGTTCCTGCTGGCCGCGCGGGGCGCCGACGTCGGCCCGTCGCGTCAGGGGGTCGCCGCGCTGGCGGAGCTCGCCGCCGCCGCCGACCTCGCCGCCCTGGCGCGGCTGCGCGGCGAACACGGCGGGCCCGGCGCGCTCACCGGCGTCGAGGTGTCGGCGTCGTTCCTGGGCAGGCGCAACTTCACGCGGTACGACGTGGAGGACGCGGTCGGGCGCGCCCTGGCCGTCCGGCTGGGGGTCGGCTACCACTCGCGGCGCGGTGGTGCGCCGCCACCGGGACACGGCGGCTGGCGGGTCACCCTCGACGGGGAGCGGGCCACGCTGCTGCTGCGCATCGCCGAGCGCCCGCTGCACCGGCGGGCCTACAAGCGGCGGTCCGTCCCGGGGACCCTGCATCCCCCGGTCGCCGCCGCCATGGTGGCCATGGCCGGCATCGAACCCGGTGACACGGTCCTCGATCCCTGCTGCGGCGCCGGAACCCTGCTGGTGGAGGCGGTGCGGCAGCGGCCGGGCATCCGCGCCTGCGGGTTCGACCTGGCCCCGCGGGCGGTGGCGGCGGCGAGGGAGAACGCCGCGGGGCTGCCCGTCGCCGTGGCCCGGGCCGACGCCGGCCGCCTGCCGGTGCCGGACGGCGTCGCGCATCGTGTGCTGGCGAACCCGCCCTGGGGAGGTCAGGTGGCCCCGGGCGGTCTGCTCGCCGCGTCCGCCGGACGCTGGTGGGCGGAGGTGCGCCGGGTGCTCGCGCCCGGCGGGACCGCCGTGGTCCTGCTGCCCGGCGTCGGCGAGGTGCCGCTCGGCATCCGCCACGGCCTCACGCCCGTGCACCTGCAACGCGTGCGGGTCGCCGGGGCGGAGTCGTTCCTGGTCCGGTGGACCGCGCCGCGGCCGGGCTGA
- a CDS encoding MFS transporter, protein MTARSHLALTVSAAAAMIVALDGTVLVVAQPSLRRDLAASVTQVQWTSTGYMVAVAALLVIAGRLGDRYGHRRLLVAGVLGFAAASAGIALAPTAGWVIGLRVVQGAFGAFVQPATLALLRLAYPADRLGTAIAVRTSAIGVAGAAGPVLGGVVVAELGWRTVFVLNIPAAVLIAALALAVRAPAPERPAHSRLDLTGAALLAGTLAIGVHTLAGVPVHGWAATPTLLGLLAVAGLAAVFVAHERRAAHPIVPAAVARSKPVAASLLLLLAVTSGVFGALFAATFVLQERLGLDPLATGLRLLPVTVVMVLGAPAAAAALRRHGPRRTAVTGAALVAVGIAGGSGLGAGGPWAATGAAFALVGAGFAAVMVTATGTVVGDAPAGYAGVVGGLKQTVMNIGPSLGIAVASGATALDAPAAAGGPGPGLTLPVMAGLAALGLLPAALLPTGPAPRPSPSPGPAEPAGAAGAAGAAGDASAP, encoded by the coding sequence ATGACCGCGCGCAGCCATCTGGCGCTGACGGTCAGCGCCGCCGCCGCGATGATCGTCGCACTGGACGGCACGGTGCTGGTCGTGGCGCAGCCGAGCCTGCGGCGCGACCTCGCCGCGAGCGTCACCCAGGTGCAGTGGACCAGCACCGGCTACATGGTCGCGGTGGCCGCGCTGCTCGTCATCGCAGGCCGGCTGGGCGACCGGTACGGCCATCGGCGCCTGCTGGTCGCCGGGGTGCTCGGCTTCGCGGCCGCCTCGGCCGGCATCGCGCTCGCGCCGACCGCCGGCTGGGTGATCGGCCTTCGGGTCGTCCAGGGGGCTTTCGGCGCCTTCGTCCAGCCGGCGACGCTCGCGCTGCTGCGGCTCGCGTATCCGGCCGACCGGCTCGGTACGGCGATCGCCGTCCGCACCAGCGCCATCGGCGTCGCCGGCGCGGCCGGGCCGGTCCTGGGCGGCGTCGTCGTGGCGGAGCTCGGCTGGCGCACCGTCTTCGTGCTCAACATCCCGGCCGCCGTCCTGATCGCCGCACTCGCCCTCGCCGTACGGGCACCCGCGCCCGAACGGCCCGCGCACTCGCGCCTGGACCTGACCGGTGCGGCGCTGCTGGCGGGCACGCTCGCGATCGGCGTGCACACGCTGGCCGGTGTGCCCGTCCACGGCTGGGCCGCCACGCCGACGCTGCTCGGGCTGCTCGCCGTCGCGGGCCTGGCCGCCGTGTTCGTCGCGCACGAGCGCCGCGCGGCCCATCCGATCGTGCCCGCCGCGGTCGCCCGGTCGAAGCCGGTGGCCGCGTCGTTGCTGCTCCTGCTGGCCGTCACCAGCGGGGTGTTCGGCGCGCTGTTCGCCGCCACCTTCGTGTTGCAGGAACGGCTCGGGCTCGATCCGCTCGCGACGGGCCTGCGGCTGCTTCCGGTCACGGTGGTCATGGTCCTCGGCGCGCCCGCGGCGGCCGCCGCCCTGCGCCGGCACGGCCCGCGCCGTACGGCGGTCACCGGGGCCGCCCTGGTCGCCGTGGGCATCGCGGGCGGGTCCGGGCTCGGCGCCGGCGGCCCCTGGGCGGCCACCGGCGCGGCATTCGCCCTCGTGGGAGCGGGATTCGCGGCCGTGATGGTGACCGCCACCGGGACCGTCGTCGGCGACGCCCCGGCGGGGTACGCCGGAGTCGTCGGCGGGCTCAAGCAGACCGTGATGAACATCGGCCCGAGCCTGGGCATCGCGGTGGCCTCCGGGGCGACGGCCCTGGACGCGCCCGCGGCGGCGGGCGGGCCGGGGCCCGGCCTCACCCTGCCGGTCATGGCGGGGCTCGCCGCCCTCGGCCTGCTGCCGGCCGCGCTCCTGCCCACAGGGCCCGCCCCACGCCCCTCCCCCTCTCCGGGACCGGCCGAACCGGCCGGAGCGGCCGGAGCGGCCGGAGCGGCGGGAGACGCGTCCGCTCCCTAG
- a CDS encoding S41 family peptidase, protein MNVKSIAAGLVLLLAAACTGQTPPRARPGPAAPGGSAVCAQPRGNPPPETPTTIDVVEQAYFCILANYYSGATLDARSLLTAGFAAFTQELNRGGRDSPEATMPAFTGDRKTDWAAFETAYRRVTDRLPDDAGLREKLAAATLQAIVTALGDDHARWNHGGRRPPGHYDGDQYGLGLRASAGPQVTADPGTALPPLFVAAVLGGPAKAAGLRPGDVIESVNGSAPFIGAAVTPGAVAALYPRYPQDAPVRLRLLRRGSGRHWTVTLKPGLYQPNPAATQVVTSKPLGDGVAYVRLSGFAPHVADRTFAAISRMRAGRTLTGLVLDLRGNGGGSPSEVNRLLGGFAHGKVTAYQCAADGTCETMRTDDGVALLGLPLVVLTDRGCASACEHFSSAVKDLRLGRLVGTRTAGAVSGPAQPYLLGDNTVLAFPSKHHLAPGREAIDRVGVAPDHHVPPTPEDAAAGRDPALDKAVALLHR, encoded by the coding sequence GTGAACGTCAAGTCCATCGCGGCCGGGCTCGTCCTCCTCCTGGCGGCCGCCTGCACGGGGCAGACCCCGCCCCGGGCCCGGCCCGGCCCGGCGGCCCCCGGCGGATCGGCCGTGTGCGCGCAGCCCCGGGGCAATCCCCCGCCGGAGACGCCCACCACGATCGACGTGGTCGAGCAGGCGTACTTCTGCATCCTCGCCAACTACTACAGCGGGGCCACGCTGGACGCGCGCTCGCTGCTGACCGCGGGATTCGCGGCCTTCACACAGGAGCTCAACCGCGGCGGGCGCGACTCGCCCGAGGCCACCATGCCGGCGTTCACCGGTGACCGGAAAACCGACTGGGCGGCGTTCGAGACCGCCTACCGGCGCGTCACCGACCGGTTGCCGGACGACGCCGGACTCCGCGAGAAGCTGGCCGCCGCCACGCTCCAGGCCATCGTGACCGCACTGGGCGACGACCACGCCCGCTGGAACCACGGTGGCCGGCGCCCGCCCGGCCACTACGACGGCGACCAGTACGGCCTGGGCCTGCGGGCCAGCGCCGGCCCCCAGGTGACCGCCGACCCCGGCACCGCACTGCCCCCGCTGTTCGTGGCCGCCGTCCTGGGCGGCCCGGCGAAGGCCGCGGGGCTGCGCCCGGGCGACGTCATCGAGTCGGTCAACGGGTCGGCGCCCTTCATCGGCGCAGCGGTCACCCCTGGGGCCGTCGCCGCGCTGTACCCGCGGTATCCGCAGGACGCGCCGGTCCGGCTCCGGTTGCTGCGGCGCGGCAGCGGCCGGCACTGGACGGTGACGCTCAAGCCGGGCCTGTACCAGCCCAATCCGGCCGCGACACAGGTGGTGACGTCGAAACCGCTGGGGGACGGCGTCGCCTACGTACGGCTGAGCGGCTTCGCGCCCCACGTCGCGGACCGGACGTTCGCAGCGATCTCCAGGATGAGGGCCGGCCGCACGCTCACCGGCCTCGTCCTGGACCTGCGCGGCAACGGCGGCGGCAGCCCCAGCGAGGTGAACAGGCTGCTCGGCGGGTTCGCCCACGGCAAGGTCACGGCGTACCAGTGCGCGGCGGACGGCACGTGCGAGACCATGCGGACCGACGACGGCGTCGCGCTGCTCGGCCTGCCGCTGGTCGTGCTCACCGACCGCGGCTGCGCCTCGGCCTGCGAGCACTTCAGCTCCGCCGTCAAGGACCTCCGTCTCGGGCGGCTGGTCGGGACGCGGACCGCGGGCGCCGTCTCGGGTCCGGCGCAGCCGTACCTGCTCGGCGACAACACCGTCCTGGCGTTCCCGTCGAAGCATCACCTGGCGCCGGGCCGCGAAGCGATCGACCGGGTCGGCGTCGCACCCGACCACCACGTGCCGCCGACTCCCGAGGACGCCGCCGCCGGGCGCGACCCCGCTCTGGACAAGGCCGTGGCACTGCTGCACAGGTGA
- a CDS encoding fructosamine kinase family protein → MTETTSLLLERIRAAGLADVVAVEPATGGLAATAGLARRGDGTPVFVKAFGEPPSDDVFAAEAEGLTVLREAGGVATPEVILAGRDLLVLSALRPRPATEAFWTRLAHALAHLHTTTRHPRFGWHRDNWLGRRRQVNTWNDDGFEFFAQHRLLRWLGEPRVREALDAADRAALERLCDRLPELLPVRPACLTHGDLWAQNIMATPDGRPALIDPAVSYMWAEVDLAHLWTTAPPPESHVFFELYAELTGLDRDWRERMPIIQLRQHLAVIAQFDPDWGAADLVRATLAPFRSR, encoded by the coding sequence GTGACAGAAACGACGTCTTTGCTGCTGGAACGCATACGCGCGGCCGGCCTGGCCGACGTCGTCGCGGTCGAGCCGGCCACCGGAGGTCTCGCCGCCACCGCGGGGCTCGCGCGCCGCGGCGACGGCACGCCGGTGTTCGTCAAGGCGTTCGGCGAGCCGCCGTCGGACGACGTCTTCGCGGCGGAGGCCGAAGGGCTCACCGTGCTGCGCGAGGCGGGCGGCGTCGCCACGCCCGAGGTCATCCTCGCCGGCCGCGACCTGCTCGTGCTGTCCGCGCTGCGGCCCCGGCCGGCCACCGAGGCCTTCTGGACGCGGCTGGCGCATGCGCTCGCCCACCTGCACACCACAACGAGGCACCCCCGGTTCGGGTGGCACCGCGACAACTGGCTGGGCCGTCGCCGGCAGGTCAACACCTGGAACGACGACGGGTTCGAGTTCTTCGCCCAGCACCGGCTGCTGCGCTGGCTCGGCGAGCCTCGCGTCCGGGAGGCGCTCGACGCCGCGGACCGGGCGGCGCTGGAGCGGCTGTGCGACCGCCTGCCCGAGCTGCTGCCGGTCAGGCCCGCGTGCCTGACGCACGGCGACCTGTGGGCGCAGAACATCATGGCCACCCCCGACGGGCGGCCCGCGCTGATCGACCCGGCCGTGTCGTACATGTGGGCCGAGGTCGACCTGGCCCACCTCTGGACGACGGCGCCGCCGCCCGAGTCGCACGTGTTCTTCGAGCTGTACGCCGAACTGACCGGGCTCGACCGCGACTGGCGCGAACGCATGCCGATCATCCAGCTACGCCAGCACCTGGCCGTGATCGCCCAGTTCGATCCCGACTGGGGCGCCGCCGACCTCGTACGCGCCACGCTCGCCCCGTTCCGGAGCCGGTGA